The sequence TCAGGTCGTCCGGATCCTCGATCCCGACGGAGTAACGAATCAACCCCTCGGGGATGCCCATCGCCGCGCGCTCCGCCTCGGTCAGCTCGACGTGCGACCCGGTGCGCGGCGGGGCGACGACCGTCTCGACCGCGCCGAGGTTCGCCGCGCGATGCGCGAAGCGCAGGCGCGGCACGACCCGCTCCACCGCCCCGAACCCGCCGTGCAGATCGAACGACAGCATCCCTCCGAACCCGCCGGGCATCTGCCGGGCGGCGACGGCGTGACCGGGGTGCGACGGCAAGCCGGGGTAGTGCACCTGCGCGACGTTCGGATGCGCCTCCAACCACGTCGCGATCCGCAGGGCCGACGCGTTCTGCCGCTCGACGCGGAGCGCCAGCGTCTTCATGCCCCGCAACAGGTCGTACGCCGCGCCGGGGTGCAGGGCCGCACCGTTGATCTCGCGGTGGTGGTAGATCCGCTCCACCCCATCGCGGGCACCGGCGACGACCCCACCGAGGGCGTCGGCGTGGCCCCCGAGGTACTTCGTGGCGCTGTGCAGCACCAGGTCCGCCCCGAGTTCGAGGGGGCGTTGGTTGACGGGGGTCGCGAAGGTGTTGTCCACCACGACGGTCGCCCCCTGGTCGTGCGCCGCGGCGGCGAGCGCCGCGAGGTCCAACACCTTCGTCGTCGGGTTGGTGGGGGACTCGAGGTAGAGGACGTCGAGGCCATCCCCGATCGCCGCGAGGATCGCGTCGTGATCGAGCGTCTCGCACAACGCGACGTCGACGCCCCAGGCCGGCAGGAACTCGCGGAACACGACGTTCGTCCCGCCGTACGTGTCCTTGACCGACACGACCCGTCGGCCGGGCGCGAGGAGGGTGGACAGCGTGTCGCTGATCGCCGCCATGCCGGTCGCGAAGGCGGTGGCGGCCTCGGCCCCCTCGAGGGCGCGGACCTTGTCCTCGAAGGCGGCGACCGTCGGGTTCGTGTTGCGGCCGTAGATGTGGCCCTCCGCCCGCCCGAGGGCGACGTCGCGCCAGTGGTCGAGGTCGTCGTAGCCGAACGCGACGCTCTTCACGACCGGGACCTGCGTCGCGCCGCCGGTCCAGGGGCCCGCCTCGCCGCTCCAGACCGCGCGGGTCGCGATGCGTGGCGGGGCGTCGGGGCGGGGGGTGGCGTCGTCGGCGCCGGGCGTGCGGGGGTCGTCGTCGCGGGGCATCAGACCTGGATGGTAACGCGCGCCCCGTCGTCGAGCAGGTGGACGGCGTCGGAGAAGCGCAGGACCCGCGAACGGAGGCCCATCGAAATCGTGTGGGTGCGGGCGCCGCCCCCGAAGAACTTGACGCCGCGCAGCAGGTCGCCGTCGGTGATGCCGGTCGCGGCGAACACCATCTGCGATCCGGGCGCGAGGTCCTCGGTGCGGTAGACGCGTGCCGCGTCGACGCCCGCCTGCGCCAGGCGACCGCGTTCGGCGTCGTCGCGGGGCGCGAACCGGCCGAGGATCTCCCCTCCGATGCTGCGCAGCGCGGCGGCGGCGAGCACGCCCTCCGGCGCCCCGCCGGTCC comes from Trueperaceae bacterium and encodes:
- a CDS encoding cystathionine gamma-synthase family protein, giving the protein MPRDDDPRTPGADDATPRPDAPPRIATRAVWSGEAGPWTGGATQVPVVKSVAFGYDDLDHWRDVALGRAEGHIYGRNTNPTVAAFEDKVRALEGAEAATAFATGMAAISDTLSTLLAPGRRVVSVKDTYGGTNVVFREFLPAWGVDVALCETLDHDAILAAIGDGLDVLYLESPTNPTTKVLDLAALAAAAHDQGATVVVDNTFATPVNQRPLELGADLVLHSATKYLGGHADALGGVVAGARDGVERIYHHREINGAALHPGAAYDLLRGMKTLALRVERQNASALRIATWLEAHPNVAQVHYPGLPSHPGHAVAARQMPGGFGGMLSFDLHGGFGAVERVVPRLRFAHRAANLGAVETVVAPPRTGSHVELTEAERAAMGIPEGLIRYSVGIEDPDDL